In the Podospora bellae-mahoneyi strain CBS 112042 chromosome 4, whole genome shotgun sequence genome, one interval contains:
- a CDS encoding hypothetical protein (EggNog:ENOG503PYCF): protein MKFQVLLSLVTVAAGIPSAQKLDRPVKPPLKPLVIDSLSTFAPSGRPGSSIYSFFNVSFTDVEFNNTTVQCGTRWTFGEEEDIAWTRKNTDCLIKPKSKTVGEWSFQLLKPTASGEGASLLNNFMLHLRHDWTSGVHVATQKFNFDGERNIGGMCSASGTCQFGLWEGVERPYLVPQFRLER, encoded by the coding sequence ATGAAATTCCAGGTATTGCTCTCACTTGTCACTGTGGCTGCAGGCATTCCCTCAGCCCAGAAACTGGATCGACCGGTGAAGCCTCCTCTCAAGCCTCTGGTGATAGACAGTCTGTCGACATTCGCTCCCTCAGGTCGACCAGGGAGCTCGATCTATTCCTTCTTCAATGTCAGCTTCACCGATGTCgagttcaacaacaccactgTCCAGTGCGGCACTCGGTGGACATttggcgaagaggaagacatTGCCTGGACGAGGAAGAACACGGACTGTTTGATCAAGCCGAAGTCAAAGACAGTGGGGGAATGGAGCTTCCAGTTGCTCAAGCCGACGGCGAGCGGAGAGGGGGCGTCGTTGTTGAATAACTTTATGCTGCACCTGCGACATGATTGGACCTCGGGGGTTCATGTGGCGACACAAAAGTTCAATTTTGATGGAGAGAGAAATATCGGGGGAATGTGCTCGGCCAGTGGCACTTGCCAGTTTGGACTGTGGGAGGGCGTGGAGAGGCCCTATCTGGTGCCGCAGTTTAGGCTGGagcgttga